Below is a genomic region from Daphnia pulicaria isolate SC F1-1A chromosome 10, SC_F0-13Bv2, whole genome shotgun sequence.
AAAGGAGGGCAAACTGTACGagaacattttgttttctaaggGCTATCGCACAAAATGAGGAATTCGCTGGTGGCAACTGAAGATCAGACGAGAATGAGAAGCAGGTAGAGATTCCAAAATTCTCCCGTTTCCAGGTAATCCCGAAATCTAAACGTcatcaaaaaaatttcgtggCGGTCCGCTGCGCGTGTAACTGGAACGATAGTCGGACGACCCTGTCACAGAAGTCGCCGGTGTGGAACCAACGTCGTCGCCGATTCTCCGACTGGCCTGCATGAAAAGCTGATCGTATCGATCATCTTCATTGCTCATGTTGTCGGATGTAGAGCCGAACAGCTCCGAGCGTGACGATTCTCGCTTTACTAGTAAACCTGTTCCATTTGTTTCATCGATAGTTGTTCATCCGTACGTCATGTTAAATTGTGCGTATGCTTTACCTCCAGTTTCACGAACGCGCTCGGCTCGAGAGGAACTGCTGGCAACTTCGACATTTCGACGTCGGGATTCATTATCTTCAGCTCTCTGACGCCTCCGCTTCTCTACAAcagtttaaaaatgattttgagcCAAACGAAACGAGTGAATTCGTGAATCCCAACTAGTTTTACCCCGTTTGATAAGCTCTCTTCCTTCGTCAGACAGATCGGCCGTAATATCATCttcgtcgtctacaaattgcTGGAATCCGATGAAGGTAAGGAAGCGAGCTCCCAGTGAGAAGTAAGTGGCCAGACATAGTCCCAAAATGGCCATGGGGAAGTAGATGTTGAAACCGTCCGAAATGATGGGCAACACATCCATGTGCCCCATAATCTGAAGCGAAACGAAGGGGAGATTTACTCGAACGAAACAAACACATAACGCAAGAGTCCTTATCTAACGGGCTACTTACTTGAGTGTAATAGGTTTCCATCAGACGAGCTTTGATAATGTGGCTGTCCATGTGAATCAGGCCAAGGAAGTTCAAACACATGGGCGGAGTCAACCGACAAAGTAACATTCCCGAAAAGATCAAACTATACTCGTCCGTTTGGTGGTGGGGTGCCAGATAATACAAATTGAGTACGCGAATTTTCAACACTGTCGAATAAGCGCACACGCACATGTAGGCGATGGTGGCAATTGAAACCAGctacaagttgaaaaaatttgaccGTTAATACACCAAAAGATTTTAGATGAATAAGAGGAAAATGAACTAACTTCAATCGAGAGGTAGTCATAGTATTCCTTGGCCAAGTTGACAAAAATAGCAAAGATGGACAAAACAGGACTGGCATTGAAAAACGTCAACTCGGACCACACCACCAACACTGACAGAAGAGCCAAAATCATTGCCAGTCCTTGACAGACATATCGTCTCAGCAAGCATTTCCAGTACCACTCTGTTGCCATGGTAAGAAATAAAGTGTGCTATGAGAATACGACGCTTAAAAGTCACGCGTTTATCTTATACCTATCGTGGGACTGCGAATCCATGCTACCCAGTTTGGTCGACTCGATTCAAATGATGGCTTAAAGTAGTGTTCATGGCTACCGATATTACGGTGGACATCCTCAAGATCAAAGATTTTCTCCACCAAATTATGCCACTGGGTTTCTGTCCTGTGCTGACGTTGTAGTGCTCGAATCACCTGGTAAAAGTAATGTTATAGTTTCGGATCGAAAATTGTATTACTGCAAACTAAACCTTACTTGTCTGTGTAGGCGAACAAGTGACTTTTCATTTAGATCGCTATCGTTCATCTGATTGGTGTTGACAGACTTGCGCTTCATGCGCTCTCGCCATTCCAGTGGCAATTTGTCAGAAATGGTTTCGGCATTCTTTCGCAATGGGTCACTAGGTGGAATGCGATTCAGTGCGACCTGAAGCGCCTCTAAATAGTCTTCCAAGTTTTCTTCAGCCTCACTCTTTTCAGCATTCAATTTGGCTGCTTTGAAATAGAGGCGGGACAGCAAAGGCCCTGGGATAGCACTGCGCCATACAGAGCGAGGGATGTCCACGAGACCATACCCTAGCAACAAAACTAACCAAAATAGCCCCCAAGTATTGCTTGCAGATGCTGCGATCGCTTTTAGTTTTGGCCTGGAAAATTCAATCTATGAAGTATAATTCTAACAgaaatattgaattttgtacgaaaaaattaccaatcaaattcaaagtccGGTTTAGCCGCTAGATATATAAGAAGAATAGTGGCTATTACGAGGTAGCTCCCGTAATAAATTGCGTTATCGATCAAAGAGGACCTCAACTTTCCTTTGACAGTGAAATCTCCAGCTTTAGTGTATGACTGCATGAGTGGAAGCACAAaccttaaaatttaaaaaaaaatgaccaaTTACTTGAAACTCATATTTAAAACACAATAGTCATCTTACCATGTAAGGAATTGTGAAGTCCAGTACAGCACTCTCCACAGCTGCGGCAGCACATTTTCTGGCACATAGCTCCAGGGGAGCTTGCAGACTGAAGTTTCATTTGATGGGATAACATGAGGAACTGCTGTTGTGCTTGCATTTGCAGTATCATTTAATTGCAGTTCTTCGATAAAAGAAGTATGTTCCTGAATACATTGCCTGTAGGCAGTCTGCAATAAGAAAGTAGTTTGACAGTTTCCATGTCATTAGCAGTCATAAATAATCAATGGAATCGAGACTTACCGATGTAACATCCAGAGGTAAAATGAATATGATAAGGAAGGAAAAATACCATGCTATTAACACAGAGAGAGTGACTATTAAATGGTGCCTGAACCAGTCTCCATAACGGTACAAAATAGAAGCTGCAACAATAAATGTGCAAGTAATTTCTGTGACAAGAGGTCCAACAGTCATTTTGGGTTTTATTCGCTTGACAAGTTTGAGTTCATCAACTTTTCCTCTGCTTCCTTCTGCAACTTTTCTAATTTCTCAATAGTAAATGTTTTTAGAGGGAGAAGTTTTGGTTTGCAAAAAGTCCAGCTCAGTTTTGACTCTTCGTGTTGACGGCGATGGGAGATTCGTCCCTTCACCGAGTGTAGTAAAGTTTCCAAAGTTTCTGACGTATCAGTTGTAGAAATTGATTCCTCCATCAGACAAGCATCTAAATGTctcaggaaaacaaaaactcgtAGAATTTACTAATAGCGTCGCGGGCAATCTCCCAAAGCCCTCTAACACGACACGTCAATATATAACAGCTGAGACTGAACGATGACGTCATGAAAAACAGATTCAAAGATTTTTCAGAACTTGACACGGttgcactttttaaaaaaagcgtgaaaaatgttgaatgaataaattaaaccAGAACCAGATTGAAGAAccctaaaaatttttaaaataaagcgATTATGTAATTTATGATCTGTATTCACCATCCACATAAATAACtggagtaataataataaactgcCATCCGACTCTGTTCCTGAATTCCTTCGATGCTATTTGAATCTCGTTATTTTTACGTTGCTATTATGCAATATACCATTCACTACTAAGTCACACTGTCTGTGTCAAACGTAAAGTCTTTTGGGGAAGTTTTAAACTCACGACAGTTGGCATGATTTCACGAAGATTGTCTGTCTTATTCTTAGTCATTGTAACGTAAATCTTTTGAAACAAAGCTCAAACTACTGAACAAGCAATTGTTGTCCTTATAAAGAActtgacaataaaaatcaCAAGTAATTTCTGAGAGCAccagttttaaatttaattctttattcTTATTATATACACCGAGTTTGGCTCTGACACAAACATTAATTTGTATCCTTGTGCTCATTggaaccaaaacaaaattctacGGTTATTGCGTCTACCATATTTACCTGTCTGTGTTTATTAGATGAAAACCTATATCATGATTTTGCCATGTAGCAACCAAGTCATCTTCAGTAAACACAAATCGTAGCTTTTCCTAACTTCGTCTCGCAGTGAAGCGTTGATAATaatagataattttttttttaattaccaataaataaatctccgtagtaaattaattttttattaggtGTTAAAAGTCGGTGATAATTGCTTATTTAGTTATACAGTTACTATATAGGTCGAGCCAATAACACAACAGCATGACAACATAAGAAATATGTACGTTAGGGAAGATAATTGCGTTTAGATGAAAACATTTCAAGGAACATCAACACCATATTGAATGATTTATACAAACAAGTATCACACACTTTCTTCCGTCGAATTGGATTCGTACCGCAAGTTCGGCGCAATTTTCAAACTCGTTGATCGCTTCCGTGTCACGTCTACAGCTATCTATAATATACGTATGTGTAATGTAACAACTACACGTCTGTGCCAAGAGGTTTATAGCCTATTAGCCTACTGTCAAATCACAGCACCTCATAATACCGTAAACTAGAATTGCCAAATTGAGTAAATATTATGCATGTAATGCTATAGGAACCTTTTTGTGAACAccgctttgaaagaaattgtaAAATAAGAAACTTACTCCCGCGTGATGAATCATTATGCAAATAATAAATGGCAAATATTGTGTTTTTAACAAAATGAAGAGCATTAATAATACTACCGTTATTTGGCACGTTTATACAGGGCAATTTtcaagacatttttaaaatttatttccgtgTTTATTCATTTGTTATGGCGCTTTTCTAGCTTAAGTGAGAGTCGTGACCGTTTGACGGTAAACTCGCTGACGCGGAGCCGTAAGAGAATTCTTTGAAGTAACTGGTCCACATGCGGTTTGAAGCCTAGATAAATAAACCACAAACAAATATAAAGATATAGGTAATAATACTGAgaataaacattttcaataaGGGGAAAACAGTGCATCACGGTTTTTATTCATTGAACGGCAAGCGCATCAACACAATTATTTGTTGGTACTACCGAGAAAGTGAGGGTGTTTAATGTTTTACCACAGGCTGTAAACCTCGTAGTCGGCAGAGAAAAGGCGTTCTACTATCATGTgatgtttgaaaaaattacgGCATTCAGTTTACAATAAAGTGATAAATGTGCAATACACAAGCTTTGTCGCtagatttttatctctttaacTTAGTTTGATCAAGTTGATTTTAACTAATATCCCTTGGATTTGAATTCACGCTAATCTGCGTAGAGTAAAATCTTCATCATGGCACAAGCGCACAAGAGTAGCGCTAAGAAAAAGATGACGTCGATAGCCGAAAAGCAAAAGCCACGAAGAATTCGCCCATGAACTGCAGCCACAGTCGAAAAGCGTAGTCGGCAAACAAAAAGTAAAGTTAGTTTACAGTTCACGGTGACGAAAAGTCGTTTATCCTGTATGAAGATTACTCATGCTGCTGCCTGTACGTGAAATAAATCGGCGCTAGCTTTTCTGGTCTTACGATTAACTTCTGCTCACGAGTTACCAAACATAACATCCTTGAAAGGATGTTATTGATCTCTGACATGTTCAGAATGCTCTCTGTCCATAACAGCTAACATCTGTACGGCATCGCATTTGGCGGGATACAAATTTTTCGTCTTTCCAAGGACAAACTCCGGCTAAATTTGAAGTTGTTTGGTAATGACCCATCAGGCCATCATGGGCAAATAATTTCAGGACCTTCGTTTAACTACCAAAATAAGATCCCACTGGGTGGTGGCCGCACGAGCCAGTCATCAACATGTCGGTCAACCATCAGATTTCAGCTCGCAAATGAAATAAACCAGGATAGATGGTAAAACTAAGTCTAATATTAGCCTAGTGCGAGAAAAACTTATTCCTGAAATAATTTCTCGGTTGGTCTCGTGCCAGCGACATAGTGTGGACTACACACACTGTGAAATCCTATAAATAACATTAAGGTTGAATGGCATAACTCCTTGACGTAACACGGTTCGCTTATCGTCCCTGCTTATCTGAATTACGTTGAATATGCCTTTTGATGTTTATGATGAGAATAAGCGTGCCATGTTTGTGCGCTTTTGGAGGAGGATTCCGCGAGTTAGTTGAAGACCATGACAAAGCTGAAGGCGATAAGATGTGGCAGTGGAACAACAtgttatcaatttatttctttgccATTGATTTGCTTTTGGTTGTGATGGCAGAACAAATTATCGAAAAATATTGAACTACGGATATATTGACAATGAGCGGATCACACAATCAAGATTTAGTATTCTTTTTCTCGTCTAGCGGTTCATACCCTTCATTAATGCGTTCCTTAAACTTCAGATATTCCCGTTTCCGGTCAAAGTGTTTAAcctgcaaaaaagaaaatgaaaaaaaggttatACCAAAATTCAGAGATCCCAGACTCTCTGACTTGCTTAACAACTTTAAATATAGGACACAAACAAGGAGGTAATAAACTGAAGAATCCGCTCGATCCAAAAATATACCCCAACCGCCGTGTTTGAAAAGAAACAGgtatttctttttgctttgaaCCTTTCGTCATCCCTGTCCTCTGTGATTCAAGTCCCACAATTTTCCGTTGGTACCCACACGTTTTGAAAGCGGGCAGTCTATTTCGGAAATCTATTTCTAGAAATCCATAAAACTGTATATTCCTAATATCGTCGACAGCAGCTGCATTCGCAAATCTCTGAGTCCGAAAAAAGATTTACAAATGGAAAATCAAAGAGGAATCTGAAATCTATTTCCTAAATTTTTCGGTCGACATCGGCACGATCTGCGTCCTAAAAAGAGGAGGTGGGGGGCTGGCGGAAGAGCGACGGGACGGCCGACGGGAACTGAGGCAATTCTAAATTTAAAGCCGGATACAAACCAACGTCATCCCGCTCATCAAGCGGTTTGCGCACACGTAGCGGGGAGGTACTACCCCTATCTGAAGGAAGCTTTTTTGagacttgaaatagtttgTCAATCTGCAATTGGCAGCTGGGCGTAAAATGGGCCGTCATGAGCGACGCAAACAATGCAAACCCGACCTTTccttaaaaatcaaaagcacCGATGGCTGTTgtcttctttattattatccatTCCGCTTATGTTGGCAATATACACCGTAACGGCTGCTCTCTTTCTCGTGGATTCCCCGTGTGTTGATGCTCTGTTGGATATTTTCTGCCTGGGTCgccgaaaaattttctatatttttatcttCCAAGAAATTTGCAGCTTTACAGAGTTAACAGCCATTGTCTACCGCAGTTCTATTCCTGGCACAAAAATGGACAAATCTGTCATCGCCGTCCTTCATCTACGACTATTTTGGCTCCATATTTTTCaactcaaatttaaattctagtTGGTAGAAAACTCTTAATTGCACTTACCCATTGACTCGGACAGGTAGTTTCGTAGAGTGTCCTTACTTCCACGCACTTTTCAATTTGATCGCCGCTCTTATCTAAGCATTCCCAGTAGCGATCACGGGAATCCCAGCATTTCTGTCGCTTTTCTTTATCTGGAAAGGACATGTTGCCGTTCTTGAAGTATACACGCGATCGTAGGACTCACTCAACGTTATTTGTCAAAGTCGATTATTGTCTGAAATACGGCACGTGTAAATCGCTCTGGGTTAGTTTcaatgttaaaaaaagaactataCGATTAATATCCACATAAACAATTGAAAACACTTGATAACTATTCCCTTGTAATAAAACCCAAAATATTCTACTACATAAAGGCTTTGAATTAAGGTAATAGAACTAGTATTGAATCAGACGAATGATCTGGGCGACCGATTGGTGTAAAGACCTCTGGCCAACTGACGCGCAGTTCCTTTGCAGCCACAGTATATACACTTCAGATCGGCAAAATCGTAAATGTATTTCAACGAGCCCGTTCTCCCATTATTGCCTCTCATTTTTCATGTCACAGGTCCCGCCCCATCCAACAGCTTATGAATGAAAGGGTCCGAAGTAAacacctcccttttttttcatttttcacctTTCCCATTTGGCGCGcagctgtttttatttttgctgttgttgctacATAAAGTCCGTAATGCACGATTTCTTTCAAGAAGTGAAAATAGAAACATTGAGCTCTTACACAAATACATCATCATAAGTGAATGGACTCAGGCAAAGCTTCATTTATGACTCTGTTTCCTACAAAATAGAGCAACTAATTAAATAGAATTAAATAGTCTACCTAAGTAATTCCACAATTATACCATGATTACTTAATATCCAGAAAAATTGCAAGACATACACTATATAtaatcatttttgaatgaactATGATTTAAAGAAATATATGTACTATTATCAGAAATACATCAAACTATGTTTCAATTCCATACATCTAAGTTTTCTAACAGTTGTTTTTCTGATTAAAAGTTCAATAGTAATTCAAGATCACTAGTAAACcatcgattttttttgtagttgagataaaaaatcatttaccCTGGTTTTCTTCAAATCACAGATAATTATAAGTTGTTTACGAGTTTTacctttaaatattttccagtcCAACTCCAAACAGAGCGGATTTTCAACAACCGACAAAAATCCTTTTCGTCTGCTGAACAAAATCAACACActgccaaatttttaaaattcaatattcTTGCTTTGTGATTTGTgaagaaaaaattagttttcgcCTTTtcggaaattaaaattgataTCCCATATCAAAATACCGTTGATTTGTCACGTTGTTCTTGTTAGTTGCTACTTATTTGACATTCTAAATCATGGGTATGGAGATATCCATATATACCCATgtctaaattaaaattcatataaaaagttgtaaaaattatagaaaattctttttatttcttaatttcaCATTTAAATAAGCTTTGTTGCTTGCTTCAACTTACGATCGATAAAATAAGGGTGTCTACGCGGGGAATTCGATTTTCCTGAATTGGAAAAGAATTTCTTGACAGAAACTGCTTGATTTTCTTGCTCTTCTGTGTCTTCCCATTCTACTGCGACACCTTTGGTTTTCAAAATCTGCTCAGATGTGGACCAAGAAAATCTGACAAGTTGAGGGAAACCAAAAACCACATCAATATTCTGAgccaaaaacttttttgtagTAGGATCTGCAACACAGAGATCAATTGTTTTCATAATTgtagaattattatttattataggATGTGTCAAATTTATTACCTCCTGGGTAGCCACTTCCCCATTTTAGTTCTTGGCTTTCTGCTTTTAAACTGATGAATGGAGACTCTTTGAATTTCCAAGTTGACAGTGCTTTATCACGAGCAACTTTTGCACAAATACTAGCAGCACTGACAACTGGAAAGAGAGAGTCAGCCTTTTTGGAAACAGTTATTTTGATACCTGGAAAAAGAGCTGAGAGCTTGGCTTGATACTTCTCTGGTGGACCTACAGTGTCGACAAAGACTGAAGTGATGTTTGCTTCTAGGCTAAGTGCTTTCCTGATAAGGCCAATTGCCGAATCATGAGACACTTCATTCAGACTGTGTTTGAGCCTTTTGAACATGTTATTGCAGATGGAATTGGGTGAGATTACTTCTACAGCCCATCCTACAAAGTCTTGAAGTGAATCTAATTTTCCAAATAGTTTCTCACGCTGTTCCTCTGTCAGTGTTTTTGAATCAGCACATCCAATAGCTTTCAATTCCTCTGCTCGAGATTCAGGGCAATATGTTATTCCATACACCATGGGaccttgaaataatttaatccTTAACCATTACCATAGCTATAAAATGGTGTTTGTGTAAAGTTAGAAGTTACCCAGAACTGGCCCTCTGCCTGCTTCATCGATTCCTAAAGCACACCGTTGTTTTCGACAAACATCAGGTACTTTTGACACGATTGTGATATTTCTGTGGTTATTATCAGAAAATGCTTGTAGACCTTCATCCATAGTGAAACCAGTGAAACTTCGATTATGTTTGACTGTTGTAAAGTGGCAGTGCCTAAAGTGTTACTGTTGTtaactcaacaacaacaactacaacagatTTTTTTGGCGGCAAAATTAGTTTCGTCGGTTTTAAACGCAATGTTGTCAGTTCTCACTATACTACTACCATTTTCTTATCTTGGAAGTTGGAAAAATCCGATATTTCTCCATTACTAGTTTACTTACCGCTTACCGTTATCCCGTCTTCACCAGCAATACAAAGGCAAAAACAAGAAGTCATCAAGTAATCAAGTAATTAAAGTCAATCACTTAGTtgacttgttgtttgtttgctggCCAAATAGAGGGTTTCTCTTTGGCCAAACAGAGGGCTTCTACTTCTAGCCTTCTTGACTATCTTGTATCTTCAGTCACAGAGTCAATGAACACTGTTGATAACACTTATAGGTCAATGACCGTCTTCTTGATTTGCTATTCAGGCGACTGTTGAAAGGGGCTAAACTGTCAGTTTCCAAGACAGTCCGTAAATATAGTTTTGTTTCATACTCAGTACGTCTTGGGACTAGTAATTTCTTTCCAGATTCCAGCACATTATACATCGAAAAGGGTCTCTGTTGACGGCGTGTTTAAAGCCATGATCGATCCAGTGAATGGAGTGATACTTGTGCATGGCGGAGCCGGAGACATCCCTGAATGGCGAGTTCCGTTAAAGTTGCATGGTGTTCGAAAAGCTGCCAGAGCTGGATATGTCAGTTTGTCAAAGGATGAATGCTCCGCGTTGGATGCTGTAGAAGCTGCCGTTAAAGTAATGGAGGACGACGAAGCCTTCAATGCGGGTACAAATACTGCCATACTGTATCATTAAATGTATACTATAAATAACGTAGGTTTTCTTGTACTATACAAAAGGTAAAGGATCCGTTCTCACGATAAAAGGAACGATTGAAATGGATGCCATAATCATGGaaggaaaaaacttgaaaacagGTACGAATTTAATAGCTATACCATCTCTAATAACAAAGAACTTATGTTGTACACAAAAAAGGTGCTGTTGCTGGTTTAAGTAATGTTTCCAATCCGGTGACAGTTGCTAGACTCGTGATGGATAGCACACCTCACATTTTTCTAGCTGGGCCAGGTGCTAATTCATTTGCTCGGGAAAAAGGAGTACCGTTTGCATCTGACGACGAATTAATTACAGACTTTGCTCGTGAAGCGCTGGATGATTTTATCCATGGCAGAGGAGAAGCTACCAGTGAActtgggttattttttttacctttttaaaaattcacctTTGAAGAGTgtacataaataaatttagCCAGGAAAGCAAACATGGGACTGTTGGAGCGGTAGCGATAGATCGCTATGGCCGTATGGCTTGCGCCACATCGACTGGAGGAATGACCGGCAAACTTCCAGGAAGAGTCGGAGATACTCCACTCGTCGGAGCTGGAGGATATTGTGATGACGCTGGAGGGGCTTCATCTGCAACGGGTCACGGGGAATCAATCGCCAAAGTATGTCTGTGTCATCATATAATTGGATTAATGCAATCTGGTTTGGGTCCGAAAGAGGCAACACAACATGCTCTAACAAACATGCAAAATAGAACTGGAGGAACCGCTGGGGCGATAACTCTTTCAAATAAAGGTCAAGTAGGAATACATTTTAATTCCAAGCGTATGGCTTGGGCGTACGTTAGAAATGGAGAAGTCCATTCCGGAATTAATccagatgaagatgaaatcgAATTACTTTGAATACGTGCAATATGAGAATAATAAACTGGTGTAGACTATAAATATAACAGTGTCATGAATGGCAAAATGAATTTGGATGGAAATAAATGGCTAACGAATCATTCCGTATGCTAAATTATTGACAATACAAtccttcaaaaataatttggatTTACAATTTTGCATTGAGATTCAGAAAAAGTTCAAACATGACTACGAAATatcattcaaacatttttgaaaaaaaacgttgaagaaaattttttggataagtgaaaaaagttgtttcattCGACAATGACCTAGCAGCTTCAGCTTTGGCTACTGC
It encodes:
- the LOC124314194 gene encoding isoaspartyl peptidase/L-asparaginase-like — its product is MIDPVNGVILVHGGAGDIPEWRVPLKLHGVRKAARAGYVSLSKDECSALDAVEAAVKVMEDDEAFNAGKGSVLTIKGTIEMDAIIMEGKNLKTGAVAGLSNVSNPVTVARLVMDSTPHIFLAGPGANSFAREKGVPFASDDELITDFAREALDDFIHGRGEATSELGQESKHGTVGAVAIDRYGRMACATSTGGMTGKLPGRVGDTPLVGAGGYCDDAGGASSATGHGESIAKVCLCHHIIGLMQSGLGPKEATQHALTNMQNRTGGTAGAITLSNKGQVGIHFNSKRMAWAYVRNGEVHSGINPDEDEIELL
- the LOC124314197 gene encoding ribonuclease H2 subunit A-like, with the protein product MDEGLQAFSDNNHRNITIVSKVPDVCRKQRCALGIDEAGRGPVLGPMVYGITYCPESRAEELKAIGCADSKTLTEEQREKLFGKLDSLQDFVGWAVEVISPNSICNNMFKRLKHSLNEVSHDSAIGLIRKALSLEANITSVFVDTVGPPEKYQAKLSALFPGIKITVSKKADSLFPVVSAASICAKVARDKALSTWKFKESPFISLKAESQELKWGSGYPGDPTTKKFLAQNIDVVFGFPQLVRFSWSTSEQILKTKGVAVEWEDTEEQENQAVSVKKFFSNSGKSNSPRRHPYFIDRKLKQATKLI
- the LOC124314298 gene encoding cytochrome c oxidase assembly factor 6 homolog, yielding MSFPDKEKRQKCWDSRDRYWECLDKSGDQIEKCVEVRTLYETTCPSQWVKHFDRKREYLKFKERINEGLQTACGPVTSKNSLTAPRQRVYRQTVTTLT
- the LOC124314031 gene encoding LMBR1 domain-containing protein 2 homolog, with amino-acid sequence MTVGPLVTEITCTFIVAASILYRYGDWFRHHLIVTLSVLIAWYFSFLIIFILPLDVTSTAYRQCIQEHTSFIEELQLNDTANASTTAVPHVIPSNETSVCKLPWSYVPENVLPQLWRVLYWTSQFLTWFVLPLMQSYTKAGDFTVKGKLRSSLIDNAIYYGSYLVIATILLIYLAAKPDFEFDWPKLKAIAASASNTWGLFWLVLLLGYGLVDIPRSVWRSAIPGPLLSRLYFKAAKLNAEKSEAEENLEDYLEALQVALNRIPPSDPLRKNAETISDKLPLEWRERMKRKSVNTNQMNDSDLNEKSLVRLHRQVIRALQRQHRTETQWHNLVEKIFDLEDVHRNIGSHEHYFKPSFESSRPNWVAWIRSPTIEWYWKCLLRRYVCQGLAMILALLSVLVVWSELTFFNASPVLSIFAIFVNLAKEYYDYLSIELVSIATIAYMCVCAYSTVLKIRVLNLYYLAPHHQTDEYSLIFSGMLLCRLTPPMCLNFLGLIHMDSHIIKARLMETYYTQIMGHMDVLPIISDGFNIYFPMAILGLCLATYFSLGARFLTFIGFQQFVDDEDDITADLSDEGRELIKREKRRRQRAEDNESRRRNVEVASSSSRAERVRETGGLLVKRESSRSELFGSTSDNMSNEDDRYDQLFMQASRRIGDDVGSTPATSVTGSSDYRSSYTRSGPPRNFFDDV